Proteins co-encoded in one Arachis hypogaea cultivar Tifrunner chromosome 13, arahy.Tifrunner.gnm2.J5K5, whole genome shotgun sequence genomic window:
- the LOC140177624 gene encoding uncharacterized protein, translated as MAPYEALYGWKCQSPLCWYESGQASVLGPDVIADTTENIKKIRARILTAQSRKKGYADQRRKPLEGFRLVVYQVTLPPHLSNLHDAFHVSQLCKYTSDVAHVLEPESVELKEKLTFQVTPVRIDDISVKKLRRKDVSLVKVAWERAGVEEHTWKLESEM; from the exons atggctccgtatgaagCCTTGTATGGATGGAAGTGCCAGtctccactttgttggtatgaatctGGTCAAGCAAGTGTTTTGGGTCCTGATGTAATAGCAGATACTACTGAGAATATCAAGAAGATTCGAGCAAGGATTCTAACTGCTCAGAGTCGAAAGAAGGGTTATGCGGACCAGAGAAGGAAACCGCTAGA AGGATTCAGGCTGGTGGTGTATCAAGTTACCTTGCCACCTCAtctgtctaacttgcatgacgcattccacgtgtcacaactcTGTAAGTACACGTCAGATGTGGCTCATGTGTTGGAGCCTGAATCGGTCGAGTTGAAAGAGAAATTGACTTTCCAAGTAACGCCAGTGAGGATCGATGACATTAGTGTGAAGAAGCTACGGAGGAAGGACGTTTCATTGGTTAAAGTTGCCTGGGAGCGAGCAGGAGTAGAAGAGCATACATGGAAATTGGAGTCTGAAATGTGA